A genomic stretch from Rhodobacterales bacterium HKCCA1288 includes:
- a CDS encoding sugar ABC transporter ATP-binding protein — protein MTQHHPVLEMRKVDKSFGPIDVLHEISLKVHEGEVLCLLGDNGAGKSTLIKTLSGVHQPTRGEMFMDGKPVNFTGPKDAQDMGIATVHQFGGTYPLMSIGRNFFAGAEPTIGFGPFKIFDRKTANRIAVEQVQKFGITRIDDGDRLVGGLSGGERQSLAIARAVYFGARVLILDEPTAALGVKQAAHVLRIVNEAKKRGLAVIFITHQVMHAMAVGDHFAVLIRGAVAADFRKGEKTREEIADLMAGGESMADLEATIEAQI, from the coding sequence GTGACACAACACCACCCAGTTCTAGAGATGCGCAAGGTCGACAAAAGCTTTGGCCCGATTGATGTCCTGCATGAGATCAGCCTCAAGGTGCATGAGGGCGAAGTTTTATGTCTCTTGGGCGATAATGGCGCGGGCAAATCGACCCTGATCAAAACTTTATCAGGGGTGCATCAGCCCACCCGCGGCGAGATGTTCATGGATGGAAAACCCGTGAACTTCACTGGCCCCAAAGATGCGCAGGACATGGGCATTGCAACGGTGCATCAATTCGGCGGAACCTATCCTCTGATGTCGATTGGACGGAATTTTTTTGCAGGGGCAGAACCAACAATCGGCTTTGGCCCGTTCAAGATTTTTGATCGAAAAACCGCCAATCGCATTGCGGTGGAACAGGTGCAGAAATTTGGCATCACCCGCATTGATGATGGTGACCGGTTGGTCGGCGGCCTCTCAGGGGGCGAGCGGCAATCGCTTGCGATTGCGCGCGCGGTCTATTTCGGGGCACGGGTTTTGATCCTTGATGAACCGACAGCGGCCCTTGGGGTCAAACAAGCGGCCCATGTGCTGCGTATCGTCAACGAAGCCAAAAAGCGCGGGCTTGCGGTGATTTTCATCACCCATCAGGTCATGCATGCCATGGCCGTTGGCGATCACTTTGCCGTTCTCATTCGTGGCGCGGTCGCCGCTGATTTCCGCAAAGGCGAGAAAACCCGTGAAGAAATCGCTGATTTGATGGCGGGCGGGGAATCTATGGCAGACCTTGAAGCCACCATCGAAGCGCAGATCTAA